The genomic segment GTTTCAATGGAAGGCGTTACCTGCTGGCGCGAAAGCCGCCCCATTGAAAAAGTAGGTTTATATATTCCGGGGGGATCGGCGCCGTTATTTTCTACCGTGCTGATGCTGGGCCTGCCTGCCCGTCTGGCCGGCTGCAAGGAAGTGGTATTATGTACTCCCTGCAACAAAGCACAACAGGTACATCCGGCGATTCTTTATGCGGCTTCACTCTGTGGTATTCAGCAAATATTTAAAATAGGAGGTGCACAAGCCATTGCCGCCATGGCCTATGGCACAGAAAGCATTCCGCAGGTTTTCAAAATTTTCGGTCCGGGCAACCAGTACGTTACCACCGCCAAACAACTCGTGCAAAACCGCGTGGCAATCGATATGCCGGCGGGACCTTCAGAAGTACTGGTCATAGCCGACCAGACAGCCAATCCGGATTTTGTAGCGGCAGACCTGCTGGCACAGGCCGAGCATGGCCCCGACTCGCAGGTGATCTGTATTACCACGCAGGCCGGTATCGTCAGAAAGATTGAAAAGGCGGTTACAGCACAGCTGAAAAACCTCCCCCGGAAAGAAATTGCCGCCCGGGCATTGGAACATTCCCGGATCGTAGTAGTAAAAAACTTAAAAGAAGCCATTGACCTTTCCAATTTCTATGCCCCCGAACACCTGATCCTGGCCTGTAAGGTGTCCGGTACACTTTTAAACGATATCACGACTGCCGGCTCGGTTTTTATCGGCAATCATTCTCCTGAAAGCGTAGGTGACTATGCCAGTGGCACCAACCATACGTTGCCAACCAACGGCTATGCTACAGCATACAGTGGCGTTTCACTGGATAGTTTTTATAAAAAGATCACCTTTCAACAACTAACCCCAAAGGGTTTGAAAAATATTGCTGCAACTGTAATTACCATGGCCGAAGCCGAGGGATTGCAGGCACACAGCAATGCCGTTAAAGTAAGAATCGGCAAATAGCAATCAGAAATCAGAAATGAGCAATCAGATATGAGCAATATGGAGTTTAATTTAGAATACCTGGTCCGGCAAAACATTAAGAATCTTGCCCCCTACTCTACCGCCCGTCATGAGTTCAGTGGTGAAGCCAGTGTAATGCTGGACGCTAATGAAAATGCCATCGGTTCACCGGTAACCCTCGATATCAACAATCAGCATGAACTGCTGAACCGTTACCCGGACCCGGTGCAAACCCGGCTCAAACAACGTATCAGTGCCATCAAGGGACTTCCGGTAGAAAACATCTTTACAGGAAATGGCAGCGATGAAGCCATCGATGTACTGATCCGCATTTTTTGTGAGCCCGGCTTCGACAATATCATCACCCTGCCACCTACCTATGGCATGTATAGTGTGGCAGCTGCGATCAATAATGTAAAGGTAAAAGAAGTACCGCTGAATACCGATTTCCAGATGGATATACAGGCGATTGCAGATGCCGTAGACGAATACACCAAGATCATTTTCATCTGCTCTCCCAACAATCCCAGCGGCAACAGCATCAACCGCCAGGATATAGAAGTGATCCTGAATAATTTTGACGGCATTGTGGTGGTAGATGAAGCGTACATCAACTATGCCCGGCAAAAAACCCTTTCGCTGCAATTAGCCGACCACCCCAACCTGGTGGTATTGCAAACCCTTTCCAAGGCCTGGGGGCTGGCTGCATTACGCCTGGGCCTGGCCTTTGCCAGCCGGGAGATCATCCGGTTAATGAATCATGTAAAGTACCCTTACAATATTAATATTGCCACCCAGGAACTGGCCCTGCAGGGATTGCAACATGTTGACCAGGTCAATGCCTGGATCCGCGATTGCATTGAACAACGCAGCTGGCTGGAGGAGGAATTAAACCGGCTTTCTTATACACAAAAAGTATATCCGTCGGATGCCAACTTTTTACTGGTAAAAATGACCGGGGCCAATGAAATTTTTAAATACCTGCAGCAAAACGGGATCATTGTACGCAACCGCAGCAATGTTCGCGGATGCGAAGACTGCCTGCGCATTACGGTGGGCACAGCAGCGGAAAATGCCGTACTGATAAGCACGCTGAAAGCGTATAAAAAATAGAAACAGATTCATAAGTTTTTGGAACTTTTGCATAAAACAAATCGATAACAGTACCGCCGCTCAAGTGTGCGACGCAAGAATGCAGATAGCAGCACTACAGTCAGGTATCAAAAAAAAATAATGAAAAAAATATTATTTATCGACCGGGACGGAACCCTGATTTACGAAGCGCCCCCCACCTATCAGTTAGACTCCATCGATAAGGTGACCTTTTATCCGGGTATGTTTACCTGGCTGGGAAAAATAGCAAAGGAAATGAATTATGAACTGGTGATGGTGACCAACCAGGACGGGCTGGGTACTGAAGCCTTTCCTGAAGCAACTTTCTGGCCTACCCAGCACCTCGTGATGCGCAACCTGGAAGCTGACGGCATTCATTTCAGTGAGGTGTTTATCGACCGGTCTTACCCTGAAGAAAATGCGCCCACCCGTAAACCGGGCACCGGCATGCTTACAAAATACATTAACAACCCGGACTACGACCTTACAGGCTCTTATGTGATTGGCGATCGCATTACCGACATCCAGCTTGCAAAGAACCTGGGCTGCAAAGGCATTTGGCTGGTACAGGATGAGAACCTGGGCGCCGCTGAGATCTCGGACTCTCTGAAAGAGCTGGAACCCACCATTGCCTTAAAAACCACCAGTTGGCAGGATATTTATGCATTGCTGCAGTTGCAATCGAGAGTAGTGGAACACGAGCGCAATACCAATGAAACAAAAATAAAAATCAATATCAATCTTGACGGCACAGGGCAATGTGCAATTGACACTGGACTTGGTTTTTTTGACCACATGTTGCACCAGCTGGGCCGTCACAGCGGTATGGATCTTAGTGTAGTTACCAAAGGTGATCTGCATATAGATGAGCATCATACCATCGAAGATACCGCCATTGCCCTGGGAGAAGCGCTGGCGATGGCGTTGGGTAATAAAGCCGGTATTGAGCGTTATGGTTTCTGTTTGCCCATGGATGACGCGCTGGTACAGGTGGCACTGGACTTTGGCGGCCGTCCCTGGCTGGTTTGGGATGCCTCCTTCAAACGTGAAAAGATCGGCGAAATGCCCACGGAAATGTTTTATCATTTTTTTAAATCGCTCAGCGATGCAGCAAAGATGAACCTGAACATCAAGGCCGAAGGCGAGAACGAGCATCATAAAATAGAAGCCATTTTTAAAGCCCTGGCAAAAGCTATTAAGATGGCCATCAAACGAATACCAGGCAATGATCAGCTGCCGAGTACGAAGGGCATGTTGTAGAACCGTTTATAGTTTGAGGTTTGATGTTGAACCTCAAATACCAAACCTCAAACGTCAGACAAAGAATGAAAACAGTTATTATTAAATACAATGCCGGAAATATTCAATCGGTACTCTTTGCGCTCGAACGCATTGGCGTAACGGCTACCGTTACGGATGATCCGGAAGCGATCCGTTCGGCAGACAAACTGATCTTCCCGGGTGTAGGGGAAGCCAGCACGGCAATGAACTACCTGAAAGAACGGAAACTGGACCAGCTGATCCGGGAAGCCCGCCAACCCTTGCTGGGGATTTGCCTGGGCATGCAATTACTCTGTGCGCATAGCGAAGAAAACGACACAACCTGTCTGGGCATTTTTGATGTGCCCGTTAAAAAATTTATCAGCCCCGATTTAAAAATCCCGCAAATGGGTTGGAACCGGATTCATATCAACAATGATCCGCTATTCAAAAATGTGCCTCAGGATTCCTGGTGTTATTTTGTACATAGTTACTATGCGGCATTGAACCCCGGCACCATTGCTACCACGCTATATGCGACGGAATTCAGCAGCGCCCTGCACCGGGACAATTTTTATGGCGTGCAATTTCACCCGGAAAAAAGCGCAGAAGCCGGCGAACAGATCTTAAAAAATTTTTTAGCATTATAATGGAAATTATACCCGCAATAGACATCATAGAAGGGAAAGCCGTACGGTTAAGCAAAGGCGATTACACTCAGAAAAAAGTATACAACGAAAACCCCTTGGAAGTAGCGCTTCAGTTTGAAGATGCCGGTTTAAAACGCCTGCACCTGGTAGACCTTGACGGTGCGAAGGCTGGCCGTGTTGCCAACTGGAAGGTATTGGAAACCATCGCCGGTAAAACCGGGCTCATCATCGACTTCAGCGGCGGGATCAGCAGCGAAAAAGACGTGCAAATCGCCTTTAGCTCGGGAGCAGCTTATGCCGCCGTGGGTAGCATGGCGGTTAAAAAGCCCGTGGTATTCCAGGACTGGCTGACAGCCTTTGGCGTTGAAAAATTCATTCTGGGCGCGGACGTGCTGAACGAAAAGATCATGATCAAAGGATGGACCGAAGCTACGGATATCAACATTTTCAACTTCCTGAAACATTACCGTACCAAGGGCATTCAACAGTTCTTTTGCACCGATATCAGTAAGGACGGTCTTCTGCAGGGCAGCGCCGATGATCTGTATAAAAAAATACTGGACGAAGTAGAAGACCTGAAACTGATCGCCAGCGGCGGCGTCAGCTGCTTACAGGACCTGGAAAGCCTGCAGGCCATTGGCTGCCATGGGGCTATTGTGGGGAAGGCGATCTATGAAGGAAAGATCAGTTTGAAGGATCTGGCCCGATTTAATAACTTATAGATATGCAAGGTTTGAAGCCATCAAGATCAAACCGGAAATCAGAAATCTCAAATCAGCATCATGCTCGCAAAACGAATCATACCCTGCCTGGATATCAAAGACGGCCGTACCGTTAAAGGCACCAATTTTGTACAGCTCCGGGATGCCGGCGACCCGGTGGAACTGGCCATGCGTTATTGCACGGAAGGCGCCGACGAACTGGTATTTCTTGACATTACGGCAACTGTTGACAAGCGCAAAACCTTATCAGAACTGGTACGCAACATTGCCACGCATATTAATATTCCGTTTACGGTTGGAGGAGGCATCAATACCGTAGACGATGTATCTGTATTAATGGAGCATGGCGCCGATAAGATTTCGGTCAACACTTCAGCCGTAAAAACCCCGCAGCTGGTAAGTGACCTGGCCAGAAACTTCGGCAGCCAGTGCGTGGTAGTAGCCATCGACATCAAACTATTCGATGGCGTTTGGAAAGTGGTTACCCACGGAGGCCGGAATGCCACGGACCTCATCGCAACCGAATGGGCTAAAAGAGTAACCGACCTGGGTGCCGGTGAAATCCTGTTGACCTCTATGGAAAACGATGGCACCAAAAGCGGATTTGCCATCGATATTACCC from the Niabella agricola genome contains:
- the hisF gene encoding imidazole glycerol phosphate synthase subunit HisF, which translates into the protein MLAKRIIPCLDIKDGRTVKGTNFVQLRDAGDPVELAMRYCTEGADELVFLDITATVDKRKTLSELVRNIATHINIPFTVGGGINTVDDVSVLMEHGADKISVNTSAVKTPQLVSDLARNFGSQCVVVAIDIKLFDGVWKVVTHGGRNATDLIATEWAKRVTDLGAGEILLTSMENDGTKSGFAIDITRQISQALPIPVIASGGAGTMSHFKEVFETGAADAALAASIFHFGEIEIGALKNYLKANHISVRL
- the hisC gene encoding histidinol-phosphate transaminase, which gives rise to MEFNLEYLVRQNIKNLAPYSTARHEFSGEASVMLDANENAIGSPVTLDINNQHELLNRYPDPVQTRLKQRISAIKGLPVENIFTGNGSDEAIDVLIRIFCEPGFDNIITLPPTYGMYSVAAAINNVKVKEVPLNTDFQMDIQAIADAVDEYTKIIFICSPNNPSGNSINRQDIEVILNNFDGIVVVDEAYINYARQKTLSLQLADHPNLVVLQTLSKAWGLAALRLGLAFASREIIRLMNHVKYPYNINIATQELALQGLQHVDQVNAWIRDCIEQRSWLEEELNRLSYTQKVYPSDANFLLVKMTGANEIFKYLQQNGIIVRNRSNVRGCEDCLRITVGTAAENAVLISTLKAYKK
- the hisA gene encoding 1-(5-phosphoribosyl)-5-[(5-phosphoribosylamino)methylideneamino]imidazole-4-carboxamide isomerase; the encoded protein is MEIIPAIDIIEGKAVRLSKGDYTQKKVYNENPLEVALQFEDAGLKRLHLVDLDGAKAGRVANWKVLETIAGKTGLIIDFSGGISSEKDVQIAFSSGAAYAAVGSMAVKKPVVFQDWLTAFGVEKFILGADVLNEKIMIKGWTEATDINIFNFLKHYRTKGIQQFFCTDISKDGLLQGSADDLYKKILDEVEDLKLIASGGVSCLQDLESLQAIGCHGAIVGKAIYEGKISLKDLARFNNL
- the hisD gene encoding histidinol dehydrogenase, which encodes MKVYKYPTRDLWPEIGARPLQDDRRLIPAVTEILSAVQKKGDAALRDLSKKFDGVALTSVAVTPAEIKEAVKHITPPLKAALRQAKKNIETFHRSQKESRQKIVSMEGVTCWRESRPIEKVGLYIPGGSAPLFSTVLMLGLPARLAGCKEVVLCTPCNKAQQVHPAILYAASLCGIQQIFKIGGAQAIAAMAYGTESIPQVFKIFGPGNQYVTTAKQLVQNRVAIDMPAGPSEVLVIADQTANPDFVAADLLAQAEHGPDSQVICITTQAGIVRKIEKAVTAQLKNLPRKEIAARALEHSRIVVVKNLKEAIDLSNFYAPEHLILACKVSGTLLNDITTAGSVFIGNHSPESVGDYASGTNHTLPTNGYATAYSGVSLDSFYKKITFQQLTPKGLKNIAATVITMAEAEGLQAHSNAVKVRIGK
- the hisB gene encoding bifunctional histidinol-phosphatase/imidazoleglycerol-phosphate dehydratase HisB; the encoded protein is MKKILFIDRDGTLIYEAPPTYQLDSIDKVTFYPGMFTWLGKIAKEMNYELVMVTNQDGLGTEAFPEATFWPTQHLVMRNLEADGIHFSEVFIDRSYPEENAPTRKPGTGMLTKYINNPDYDLTGSYVIGDRITDIQLAKNLGCKGIWLVQDENLGAAEISDSLKELEPTIALKTTSWQDIYALLQLQSRVVEHERNTNETKIKININLDGTGQCAIDTGLGFFDHMLHQLGRHSGMDLSVVTKGDLHIDEHHTIEDTAIALGEALAMALGNKAGIERYGFCLPMDDALVQVALDFGGRPWLVWDASFKREKIGEMPTEMFYHFFKSLSDAAKMNLNIKAEGENEHHKIEAIFKALAKAIKMAIKRIPGNDQLPSTKGML
- the hisH gene encoding imidazole glycerol phosphate synthase subunit HisH; the encoded protein is MKTVIIKYNAGNIQSVLFALERIGVTATVTDDPEAIRSADKLIFPGVGEASTAMNYLKERKLDQLIREARQPLLGICLGMQLLCAHSEENDTTCLGIFDVPVKKFISPDLKIPQMGWNRIHINNDPLFKNVPQDSWCYFVHSYYAALNPGTIATTLYATEFSSALHRDNFYGVQFHPEKSAEAGEQILKNFLAL